The Pseudomonas kermanshahensis genome includes a window with the following:
- a CDS encoding NEL-type E3 ubiquitin ligase domain-containing protein — protein sequence MPTPTATQQLPAVQAKLSTATDDFIKGQLPDWLKRATPSQINALRSLFSEHKKSQQLLHDAIGGLPPLRQFAETHFQTLLPDTLPPGVRLADLFWIKVTNAAQPDLNRFAYPRKYTYEPALARLMQGLQTGADFLLSKGLGFEGSTSLLVEADDAFIDRCRQLDVGRRYQDELDQVYNPQNLNLLAADKRNGFSLAVELAALKGHLTAWEHAALRDVAAFAPNTYGQPKPHFVSTLEMLGQTLSNTLLIELRTPANVSQGVLLYLPGDSHNALRRYVSMAEMQQTLAVELQQAGFRQALAQQVSLKQRPGFTQTLGLRLQDTQPDLSLTRGEMVEDAFLTLARLQVLQAKADARLLLVPTVDVDKAATEHSLQMWKALGIGVVNLAGLFVPAVGALLLGQLVVQTLSEVFEGVRDWSRGHQHEALQHFLSVAEVVALTGATVAGVAVVRSVFVDKLEPVALGTQQVRLWNNDLAPYETTPEDRSLQPDGLYGAGKRRWLRLQARYYEVHRPVANGSWRLRHPLDDSAYGPALVHNGERGWRLQLDQPLAWDDSARMLDCLWPQDPPVDRQTAEQILKVAGIDQDELRGVLVENRAAPITLADTLRRFAADARIEAFVRHLGNETHLPRDEELLTWLSAQREVAGPSAGLRDRLLLQLPAMRWRAFEHLAYAPRSAASVAGLVLREFPGLPKGYIPEVLKDCSAVEYAIARREQRLPLPLASKARALLRAARLTRAIEGFYLASASCSETDELAVALLRKLPAWPAGLALEVREATPQGRLVASFVPEGQGTARVQLVRINRYFQLYDAQGQALPQPHPVPATVFEALVAALSPAQLQALGIEGDDPALALREKLRAQLPASHQDCVALLGWTPQQRWFNPGQRLADGRVGYLLSGRGAVVQTPRQTLLTGLRRLFPGLDDNQLNQELEHLLQGEDMPFARLAGLQDDHEQLNRAVNHWVSAEFSNSRRASRQLIADRVLRAWRGQGERLSLGFGELASLPALPGHVHFRFVTSLVINDTAISSVPSDFLHSFTHVHYLNLSGNRLLSIPPGLSYLPQLRTLRLARNVIRLNASAVETLAGLAELTRLDLSYNPLGALHLRFNRLQQLMHLNLRHCRLGIWPQYIELCQNLQVVDLRDNQLSAVADETLQMPQAFRQVFLVGRNRLSNRQVMALYAPETIPEVLEATVDPAYVRDLWLQASPEPLQDERALAWAAMAMHRNSDAFVQLLGQLEHASDYELARPHIAGQVWALLEEMRLNDTLRNAVFEQAVDTPSGERRAVDVFTRMQLHSLQARAQANAHRLERVNEHIGLGLSLFRLDFLSLFARQTAAQVNEARENARLADPALMGLADVDVRDIDLLYRVRLREALSLPGQPQTLRNAEALGVSEASIEDARQRIERVGDIETFAEDLSQRGFWQRYLRSQHAEDFLALEHAHGERVRRFHAEQPDAPAPVRAQALENLEIEHESAMQRHSVALTRFELRTSLARQG from the coding sequence ATGCCCACGCCAACTGCCACTCAGCAATTGCCTGCCGTGCAAGCGAAGCTGTCGACTGCAACGGATGACTTCATCAAGGGCCAGTTACCCGACTGGCTAAAGCGCGCCACACCCTCGCAGATCAATGCGCTGCGCAGCCTTTTCAGTGAGCACAAGAAAAGCCAGCAGTTACTGCACGACGCAATCGGTGGCTTGCCCCCGCTGCGGCAATTTGCCGAAACGCATTTTCAAACGCTGCTGCCGGACACCTTGCCCCCAGGTGTGCGATTGGCAGATTTGTTTTGGATCAAAGTGACCAACGCAGCCCAGCCGGATTTGAACAGGTTTGCCTACCCCCGCAAGTACACCTACGAACCCGCGTTGGCCCGCCTGATGCAGGGCTTGCAAACCGGCGCTGATTTTCTGTTGAGCAAGGGCCTTGGCTTTGAAGGGAGCACCTCCCTGCTGGTGGAGGCCGATGACGCGTTTATTGACCGCTGTCGGCAACTGGACGTGGGCAGGCGCTATCAGGATGAACTAGACCAGGTCTATAACCCGCAAAACCTGAACCTGCTTGCCGCGGACAAACGCAACGGCTTCAGCCTGGCTGTCGAGCTTGCTGCGCTAAAAGGGCACCTCACCGCGTGGGAGCATGCAGCCCTGCGCGATGTTGCGGCGTTTGCCCCGAATACCTATGGGCAGCCCAAACCTCACTTTGTCAGCACGCTCGAGATGCTCGGGCAGACACTTTCCAATACCTTGCTGATTGAGCTACGTACACCCGCCAACGTCAGCCAGGGCGTGCTGCTGTACCTGCCTGGCGATTCGCATAACGCCTTGCGCCGCTACGTGTCGATGGCCGAGATGCAGCAGACGCTTGCCGTCGAGTTGCAGCAAGCGGGCTTTCGCCAGGCGCTGGCGCAACAAGTGAGCCTGAAGCAGCGTCCTGGGTTTACGCAGACACTCGGCTTGCGCTTGCAGGACACGCAACCGGACCTGTCGCTGACACGGGGTGAAATGGTCGAGGACGCCTTTCTGACGTTGGCCAGGCTGCAGGTGCTACAGGCGAAGGCCGATGCCCGGTTGCTGCTGGTGCCCACCGTCGACGTCGACAAAGCGGCCACCGAGCATAGCTTGCAGATGTGGAAGGCGCTGGGCATCGGCGTGGTCAACTTGGCCGGGCTGTTCGTGCCAGCAGTGGGGGCGTTGCTGTTGGGGCAACTGGTGGTACAGACCTTGTCTGAGGTGTTCGAGGGCGTCAGGGATTGGTCGCGGGGCCATCAGCATGAGGCGCTGCAGCATTTTCTCAGCGTCGCCGAAGTGGTGGCGCTCACCGGCGCGACGGTCGCCGGGGTGGCGGTGGTGCGCAGTGTGTTCGTTGACAAGCTCGAACCCGTCGCCTTGGGCACGCAGCAGGTGCGGCTGTGGAACAACGACCTGGCCCCTTATGAAACAACCCCTGAAGACCGAAGCCTGCAGCCTGATGGCCTGTATGGCGCGGGCAAGCGCCGCTGGCTGCGTTTGCAGGCCCGTTATTACGAAGTGCATCGCCCTGTGGCCAACGGCTCTTGGCGCTTGCGCCATCCGCTGGACGACAGTGCCTATGGGCCGGCGCTGGTGCACAACGGCGAGCGCGGCTGGCGCTTGCAGCTCGACCAGCCACTGGCGTGGGACGACAGCGCCCGCATGCTCGATTGCCTGTGGCCACAGGATCCGCCCGTCGACAGGCAGACGGCCGAGCAGATCCTGAAGGTGGCCGGTATCGACCAGGATGAATTACGCGGTGTGCTGGTGGAGAACCGTGCGGCCCCCATCACCCTCGCCGACACGCTGCGCCGTTTTGCTGCGGACGCACGCATCGAGGCTTTCGTCCGCCACTTAGGCAACGAAACGCACCTGCCCCGCGATGAAGAGCTGCTGACTTGGCTAAGCGCGCAGCGTGAAGTCGCAGGCCCTTCGGCTGGCCTGCGCGACAGGTTGCTGCTACAGCTGCCGGCCATGCGCTGGCGGGCGTTCGAACATTTGGCCTACGCCCCGCGCTCCGCCGCCTCAGTGGCCGGCCTGGTGTTGCGCGAGTTCCCAGGATTGCCGAAGGGTTACATCCCTGAGGTGCTGAAAGATTGCAGTGCAGTCGAATACGCCATTGCCCGTCGCGAGCAGCGGTTACCACTGCCACTGGCCAGCAAAGCGCGAGCGCTGCTGCGCGCCGCACGCCTGACCCGAGCCATCGAAGGTTTCTACCTGGCCAGTGCCAGTTGCAGCGAAACCGATGAGCTTGCCGTCGCCTTGCTGCGCAAGCTGCCAGCGTGGCCCGCTGGCCTCGCGCTCGAGGTGCGCGAGGCGACGCCGCAGGGTCGGCTGGTGGCCAGCTTTGTTCCCGAGGGCCAGGGAACGGCGCGTGTTCAGTTGGTTCGCATCAATCGGTATTTCCAGCTGTACGATGCGCAAGGGCAAGCCCTGCCTCAGCCCCACCCGGTGCCTGCCACGGTTTTCGAAGCCCTGGTCGCGGCGTTGTCGCCAGCCCAATTGCAAGCACTCGGCATTGAAGGGGATGACCCGGCCCTGGCCTTGAGAGAAAAGCTGCGAGCACAGTTGCCAGCCTCACACCAGGATTGTGTGGCACTGCTTGGATGGACGCCGCAACAGCGCTGGTTCAATCCGGGCCAGCGCCTGGCCGATGGCCGCGTGGGCTATTTGCTCAGCGGCCGGGGTGCGGTGGTACAGACTCCGCGGCAAACCTTGCTCACCGGCTTGCGCCGGCTTTTCCCGGGTCTGGACGACAACCAGCTGAACCAGGAACTGGAGCACCTGCTGCAGGGCGAGGACATGCCGTTTGCACGGCTGGCAGGTTTGCAGGATGACCATGAGCAATTGAATCGGGCGGTCAACCATTGGGTATCCGCAGAGTTCAGCAATAGCAGGCGGGCCAGTCGGCAGTTGATCGCCGATCGGGTGCTCCGTGCCTGGCGTGGACAAGGGGAGCGCTTGTCACTGGGCTTCGGCGAACTGGCCAGCCTGCCGGCACTGCCAGGGCACGTGCACTTTCGCTTCGTGACGTCGCTGGTCATTAACGACACCGCCATCAGTAGTGTGCCGAGTGACTTTTTGCACAGCTTCACCCACGTGCACTACCTGAACCTCAGTGGTAACCGGTTGTTGAGTATTCCGCCCGGGCTCAGCTACCTGCCTCAGTTGCGGACACTGCGGCTGGCGCGCAACGTGATCCGTCTGAATGCGTCGGCTGTCGAGACACTTGCCGGGCTGGCCGAACTGACACGGCTGGACCTGAGCTACAACCCGCTGGGGGCGCTGCACTTGCGCTTCAATCGGCTGCAGCAACTGATGCATCTGAACCTGCGCCACTGCCGGTTGGGTATCTGGCCGCAGTACATCGAGCTGTGCCAGAACCTGCAGGTGGTGGACCTGCGTGACAATCAGCTCAGCGCGGTGGCTGATGAAACACTGCAGATGCCGCAAGCCTTCCGCCAGGTGTTCCTGGTGGGGCGCAACCGCTTGAGCAACCGCCAAGTCATGGCCCTTTACGCCCCCGAAACGATACCCGAGGTGCTGGAGGCCACTGTGGACCCCGCGTACGTGCGCGACTTATGGCTTCAGGCCTCGCCTGAGCCACTGCAGGACGAGCGAGCCTTGGCATGGGCAGCCATGGCCATGCATCGCAACAGCGACGCTTTCGTTCAATTGCTGGGGCAATTGGAACATGCCTCTGATTATGAGCTGGCACGCCCGCACATAGCCGGGCAGGTGTGGGCGCTGCTGGAGGAGATGCGCCTCAATGACACGCTGCGCAATGCAGTATTCGAGCAGGCTGTCGACACGCCGTCTGGCGAGAGACGGGCAGTGGATGTGTTCACACGGATGCAACTGCACAGCTTGCAGGCGCGCGCTCAGGCAAATGCCCATCGTCTCGAGCGGGTCAATGAGCATATCGGTTTGGGGCTCAGCCTGTTCCGTTTGGACTTCCTGAGCCTGTTTGCACGGCAGACGGCCGCTCAAGTGAATGAGGCACGGGAAAACGCCCGGCTGGCTGACCCTGCGTTAATGGGCTTGGCCGATGTCGATGTCCGGGACATCGACTTGCTCTATCGCGTCAGGCTGAGGGAGGCCCTGAGCCTGCCTGGCCAACCCCAAACCCTGCGTAATGCCGAGGCGCTGGGTGTCAGTGAGGCGTCGATAGAGGATGCCAGGCAACGTATCGAACGGGTGGGCGATATCGAGACGTTTGCCGAAGACTTGAGCCAACGCGGCTTCTGGCAGCGCTACTTGCGTAGCCAGCACGCGGAAGATTTTCTCGCCTTGGAGCATGCTCATGGTGAGCGGGTCCGCCGGTTTCATGCCGAGCAGCCAGACGCACCTGCGCCAGTGCGTGCGCAGGCCTTGGAGAACCTGGAGATCGAGCATGAGTCTGCCATGCAGCGTCACAGCGTGGCACTGACGCGCTTCGAGTTGAGGACCAGCCTGGCCCGCCAGGGCTAA
- a CDS encoding AraC family transcriptional regulator, whose protein sequence is MSDKDTISMQLVREALLQTCPAGQPDVGVLQRAGIDPTQLELPQARVSADAYARLWRLLARRCNDEFFAMDPRGLPVGSLAFLTRAAMAQPTLGAGLEIAMGFLSLMLEDLQPSLVRQQSLAEIVINEPREQPRRAFTYFTFWMIVHGVACWLAGRRIPILTIDLRCAEPPFCDDYRVMFSENLQFERPRSRIIIAADCLDLPLKRTPQELQRFLAEAPGNILVKYRDPASLARRIRGQLLALDPAQWPDAESLAHDLCLSGATLRRRLADEGQTYQRLKDSARRELAIAWLAQTEPALGEIAERLGFADSSSFYKAFRKWFGCNPGHYRALIQAEGLGGARGD, encoded by the coding sequence ATGAGCGATAAAGACACCATCTCCATGCAACTGGTGCGTGAAGCCCTGTTGCAGACCTGCCCGGCCGGGCAGCCCGATGTCGGCGTGCTGCAGCGTGCCGGTATCGACCCGACGCAGCTCGAGTTGCCCCAGGCACGCGTCTCTGCCGATGCCTATGCGCGGCTGTGGCGGCTGCTGGCGCGCCGCTGCAACGACGAGTTTTTCGCCATGGACCCACGCGGGCTGCCGGTGGGCAGCCTGGCGTTTCTGACGCGTGCGGCCATGGCGCAGCCTACGCTCGGGGCTGGCCTTGAAATTGCCATGGGGTTTCTGTCGCTGATGCTCGAAGACTTGCAGCCAAGCCTGGTGCGCCAGCAAAGCCTGGCCGAAATCGTCATCAACGAGCCGCGTGAGCAACCGCGCCGGGCCTTTACCTATTTTACCTTCTGGATGATCGTGCACGGCGTCGCGTGTTGGCTGGCGGGGCGGCGCATTCCGATCCTGACCATCGACCTGCGCTGCGCCGAGCCGCCGTTCTGTGACGATTACCGGGTAATGTTCTCGGAGAACCTGCAGTTCGAACGCCCGCGCTCGCGCATCATCATTGCGGCCGACTGCCTGGACCTGCCGCTTAAGCGCACACCGCAGGAATTGCAGCGTTTTCTGGCCGAGGCGCCGGGCAACATCCTGGTCAAGTACCGCGACCCGGCCAGCCTGGCCCGGCGTATCCGTGGCCAACTGCTGGCCCTTGACCCGGCGCAATGGCCGGATGCCGAAAGCCTTGCCCACGACTTGTGCCTGTCTGGCGCGACCCTGCGGCGTCGCTTGGCCGACGAGGGCCAGACTTATCAGCGGCTCAAGGACAGCGCCCGCCGTGAGTTGGCCATCGCCTGGCTGGCGCAAACGGAGCCGGCCCTGGGCGAGATCGCCGAGCGGCTGGGGTTTGCCGACAGCAGTTCGTTCTACAAGGCCTTTCGCAAATGGTTTGGTTGTAATCCGGGGCACTACCGGGCGCTGATCCAGGCAGAAGGCCTTGGCGGAGCTCGGGGCGATTGA
- a CDS encoding LysR substrate-binding domain-containing protein has protein sequence MNLFQLRAFDAVAREGSFTRAAARLFISQPAVTGHVKALEEHYQITLLRRTARRVELTEEGTRLAAITRAMFGLAEEAQAMLEANRQLLTGRLEVAADGPHRVMPMLAQLRERYPGITVNLRLGNAQETLAALLSEHADVAVLTEIEPRKGLYLQSLCESRLCALLPAGHAWANGEGDLPLTALNQQIMVLREPSSTTRRTFDKACAAAGVQPRVLLELDSREAVTEAVASELGVGVVSSTEVAHDPRVVARPLAGDGLVNQHMIGCLERRRELRLIQAFLGLAANL, from the coding sequence ATGAACCTGTTCCAGCTCCGCGCTTTCGATGCCGTCGCCCGTGAGGGCAGCTTTACCCGTGCCGCCGCGCGGCTGTTCATCAGCCAGCCGGCTGTGACCGGGCACGTCAAGGCGCTGGAGGAGCACTACCAGATCACCCTGCTCAGGCGCACGGCACGGCGGGTGGAACTGACCGAGGAGGGCACGCGGCTGGCGGCCATCACCCGGGCGATGTTCGGCCTGGCCGAAGAAGCCCAGGCGATGCTCGAGGCCAACCGGCAGTTGCTGACGGGGCGCCTGGAGGTGGCGGCGGACGGCCCGCACCGCGTGATGCCGATGCTCGCCCAATTGCGCGAGCGCTACCCGGGCATCACCGTCAACCTGCGCTTGGGCAATGCCCAGGAAACCTTGGCCGCGCTGTTGTCCGAGCACGCCGATGTCGCGGTGCTGACCGAAATCGAACCGCGCAAGGGCCTGTACCTGCAAAGCCTGTGCGAGTCGCGGCTGTGCGCGTTGCTGCCAGCGGGGCATGCGTGGGCGAACGGTGAAGGCGACTTGCCGTTGACCGCGCTGAATCAGCAGATCATGGTGCTGCGCGAGCCCAGTTCGACCACCCGCCGTACGTTCGACAAGGCCTGTGCCGCTGCCGGGGTGCAGCCCCGTGTGCTGCTGGAGCTCGACAGCCGTGAAGCGGTGACCGAGGCGGTGGCGTCGGAACTGGGGGTTGGCGTGGTGTCGTCGACCGAGGTGGCCCATGACCCGCGCGTGGTGGCGCGGCCGCTGGCGGGAGACGGCCTGGTCAATCAACACATGATCGGCTGCCTGGAGCGGCGCCGCGAACTGCGGTTGATCCAGGCGTTTCTGGGGTTGGCGGCCAACCTGTGA
- a CDS encoding 2-aminoethylphosphonate--pyruvate transaminase, whose translation MSNAPILLTPGPLTTSLRTRQAMLVDWGSWDNDFNQLTASVCEQLLAIIDGSVSHHCVPLQGSGTFAVEAAIGTLVPRNGKVLVLINGAYGQRLAKICKVLGRTYSTFETAEDQPTTAADVDRLLAADPAVTHVALIHCETSTGILNPLAEIAQVIKRHGKRLIIDAMSSFGALPIDAREVPFDALIAASGKCLEGVPGMGFVFAEKTALAAAEGNAHSLAMDLHDQHAYMAKTGQWRFTPPTHVVAALHEALQQYNEEGGLPARHQRYADNCKALLDGMAALGLRSFLPADIQAPIIVTFHAPNDARYQFKDFYERVKAKGFILYPGKLTQVETFRVGCIGVVGPDGMQAAVNAVAEVLREMEVLDI comes from the coding sequence ATGAGCAACGCACCCATCCTGCTGACCCCCGGCCCCCTGACCACGTCGCTGCGCACCCGCCAAGCCATGCTGGTGGACTGGGGCTCCTGGGACAACGACTTCAACCAACTCACCGCCAGCGTCTGCGAGCAACTGCTGGCGATCATCGACGGCAGCGTCAGCCACCACTGCGTCCCCCTGCAAGGCAGCGGTACCTTCGCCGTGGAAGCCGCCATCGGCACCTTGGTACCCCGCAATGGCAAGGTGCTGGTGCTGATCAACGGCGCCTATGGGCAACGCCTGGCGAAAATCTGCAAGGTGCTGGGCCGCACCTACAGCACCTTCGAAACCGCCGAAGACCAACCGACCACCGCCGCCGATGTCGACCGCCTGCTGGCCGCCGACCCAGCCGTCACCCACGTGGCGTTGATCCACTGCGAAACCAGCACCGGCATCCTCAACCCACTGGCCGAGATCGCCCAGGTGATCAAGCGCCACGGCAAGCGCCTGATCATCGACGCCATGAGCTCGTTCGGCGCACTGCCGATCGATGCCCGCGAGGTCCCCTTCGACGCACTGATCGCGGCCTCGGGCAAGTGCCTGGAAGGCGTGCCGGGGATGGGCTTCGTCTTCGCCGAAAAAACCGCCCTGGCCGCCGCCGAAGGCAATGCCCACTCGCTGGCCATGGACCTGCATGACCAGCACGCCTACATGGCCAAGACCGGCCAGTGGCGCTTCACCCCACCTACCCACGTGGTCGCGGCGCTGCATGAAGCGCTGCAGCAGTACAACGAAGAAGGCGGCCTGCCCGCGCGCCACCAGCGCTACGCCGACAACTGCAAGGCCCTGCTCGACGGCATGGCCGCCCTCGGCCTGCGCAGCTTCCTGCCGGCCGATATCCAGGCGCCGATCATCGTCACCTTCCATGCCCCGAACGATGCCCGCTACCAGTTCAAAGACTTCTACGAGCGAGTCAAGGCCAAGGGCTTCATCCTTTACCCCGGCAAGCTGACCCAGGTCGAGACCTTCCGCGTCGGCTGCATCGGCGTGGTCGGGCCTGATGGCATGCAGGCTGCAGTCAACGCCGTGGCCGAAGTGCTGCGGGAAATGGAAGTGCTGGACATCTGA
- the phnX gene encoding phosphonoacetaldehyde hydrolase, with the protein MNYSNPTQLQAAILDWAGTVVDFGSFAPTQIFVEAFAEFDVQVSIEEARGPMGMGKWDHIRTLCNVPEIAERYRKVFGRTPTDDDVTAIYNRFMPLQIEKIAVHSALIPGALDTLTGLRQDGLKIGSCSGYPKVVMDKVVELAAQNGYVADHVVATDETPNGRPWPAQALANVIALGIDDVAACVKVDDTVPGILEGRRAGMWTVALVCSGNALGLTWEGYRALSAEKLERERTRIHALFASSRPHYLIDTINELPEVIADINRRLAKGEMPQAS; encoded by the coding sequence ATGAACTACAGCAACCCTACCCAGCTGCAAGCCGCCATCCTCGACTGGGCCGGCACCGTGGTCGACTTCGGCTCGTTCGCCCCCACCCAGATCTTCGTCGAAGCCTTTGCCGAGTTCGACGTCCAGGTGTCCATCGAAGAAGCCCGAGGCCCGATGGGCATGGGCAAGTGGGACCACATCCGCACCCTGTGTAACGTGCCGGAAATCGCCGAACGCTACCGCAAGGTGTTCGGCCGCACACCCACCGACGATGACGTCACGGCCATCTACAACCGCTTCATGCCGCTGCAGATCGAGAAGATCGCCGTGCACTCGGCGCTTATCCCCGGCGCCCTGGACACCCTCACCGGCCTGCGCCAGGACGGCCTGAAGATCGGCTCGTGCTCGGGCTACCCGAAGGTGGTGATGGATAAAGTGGTGGAACTTGCCGCCCAAAACGGCTATGTCGCCGACCATGTGGTGGCCACCGACGAAACCCCGAACGGCCGCCCCTGGCCGGCCCAGGCCCTGGCCAACGTGATTGCCCTGGGCATCGATGACGTGGCCGCCTGCGTGAAGGTCGATGACACCGTACCGGGCATCCTCGAAGGCCGCCGTGCAGGCATGTGGACGGTGGCACTGGTGTGCTCCGGCAACGCCCTGGGGCTGACCTGGGAAGGCTACCGCGCGTTGAGTGCCGAGAAACTGGAGCGCGAGCGCACGCGCATTCACGCGCTGTTCGCCAGCTCCCGCCCGCACTACCTGATCGACACCATCAATGAGCTGCCCGAAGTGATTGCCGACATCAACCGGCGCCTGGCCAAGGGCGAGATGCCGCAAGCATCCTGA
- a CDS encoding AI-2E family transporter, which produces MNETALQNRALAVLLALVTIAFVWILLPYYGAIFWAVILGILFAPLQRSLLIRFGRRRNLAAATTLLICLVVAVLPVIITSALLVQEGATLYQRIESGQLDIAGYVEHGMNMLPGFVQHGLDSLGIGNLEGLREKITKWATQGSQALASQAYSFGQGTFEFLVSFGIMVYLLFFFLREGAEVARRVRLAVPLPEHQKRRLQLKFNRVVRATVKGNVLVAITQGALGGFIFWVLDIPSALVWAVMMAFLSLLPAVGAGIVWAPVAAYFLLSGAILPGVILTAFGVLVIGLVDNVLRPILVGKDTRMPDYLILVSTLGGLAVFGLNGFVIGPLIAALFVSSWAIFVATKPQVQLPQ; this is translated from the coding sequence CGCCTTCGTGTGGATCTTGCTGCCTTACTACGGGGCCATCTTCTGGGCGGTGATTCTCGGCATCCTGTTCGCGCCGCTGCAGCGTAGCCTGCTGATACGGTTTGGCAGACGGCGCAACCTTGCCGCCGCCACGACGCTGTTGATTTGCCTGGTGGTGGCTGTATTACCTGTGATCATCACCAGTGCCTTGTTGGTGCAGGAGGGGGCGACGTTGTACCAGCGCATCGAGAGTGGGCAATTGGACATTGCCGGCTACGTCGAGCATGGCATGAACATGCTGCCGGGGTTCGTGCAGCACGGCCTGGACAGCTTGGGCATCGGCAACCTGGAAGGGCTGCGCGAGAAGATCACCAAATGGGCCACCCAAGGCAGCCAGGCGTTGGCCAGCCAGGCCTACAGCTTTGGGCAGGGCACGTTCGAGTTTCTGGTGAGCTTCGGCATCATGGTTTACCTGCTGTTCTTTTTCCTGCGCGAGGGTGCGGAAGTCGCGCGCCGCGTACGCCTTGCGGTGCCCCTGCCCGAACACCAGAAGCGCCGCTTGCAGCTGAAGTTCAACCGCGTGGTGCGAGCAACGGTCAAGGGCAACGTGTTGGTTGCCATTACCCAGGGCGCGCTTGGCGGCTTCATATTCTGGGTGCTGGATATCCCCAGTGCGTTGGTGTGGGCGGTGATGATGGCGTTTCTGTCGCTGCTGCCAGCGGTGGGGGCGGGGATCGTGTGGGCGCCGGTGGCGGCGTATTTCCTATTGAGCGGGGCGATTCTGCCGGGGGTGATCCTCACGGCATTTGGGGTGCTGGTGATCGGCCTGGTGGACAACGTGCTGCGCCCGATTCTGGTGGGCAAGGACACGCGCATGCCGGATTACCTGATTCTGGTGTCCACATTGGGTGGGTTGGCGGTGTTCGGGCTCAACGGGTTTGTGATCGGGCCCTTGATCGCCGCCTTGTTCGTGTCGAGCTGGGCGATTTTTGTAGCCACCAAGCCGCAGGTGCAGTTGCCGCAGTAG